One window of Candidatus Hydrogenedentota bacterium genomic DNA carries:
- a CDS encoding nucleotidyl transferase AbiEii/AbiGii toxin family protein → MSNKPKQIDGYDASQTERAEQVLLEIWSHLGEYREHFVLVGGLAPRYLVPQNQPNIPKHCGTLDVDLAVSLAVADVRAYASIRARLERMGFEPGINARGNEQRHSFMMSAEGGPVVVDFLTTMYDGPPEVVRAVESQLSAVQVEGLGLALIEPVKVSITGKTMTGGIVTETLQVCRPVPFVVLKALAFENRREGKDVHDLVYVLQHAAGGVTGVASTVRDSEREAVSFARAFDSLRRNFDSPAHDGPVRYAQFLGGSPGGAAQAFAAVREFIQVLEG, encoded by the coding sequence ATGAGCAATAAGCCGAAACAAATTGACGGGTACGACGCAAGCCAGACCGAGCGTGCGGAGCAGGTGCTGCTTGAGATATGGTCGCACCTCGGCGAATACCGGGAACACTTCGTACTGGTCGGTGGCCTCGCGCCGCGATACCTGGTGCCGCAGAATCAGCCGAACATCCCGAAGCACTGTGGCACACTCGATGTAGACCTCGCCGTGAGCCTCGCCGTGGCGGATGTGCGAGCCTATGCAAGTATTCGGGCAAGGTTGGAGCGGATGGGATTTGAGCCCGGCATCAATGCGCGGGGTAACGAACAGCGACACTCGTTCATGATGTCCGCAGAAGGCGGCCCGGTGGTCGTAGATTTCCTAACCACCATGTACGACGGCCCTCCAGAGGTGGTCCGGGCGGTGGAGAGTCAGTTGAGCGCTGTACAGGTGGAAGGACTTGGCCTGGCCCTGATCGAGCCTGTGAAAGTATCGATCACCGGCAAGACCATGACCGGCGGCATCGTGACAGAAACCTTGCAAGTGTGCCGTCCTGTGCCTTTTGTGGTCTTGAAGGCGCTGGCATTTGAAAACCGACGCGAGGGGAAGGATGTTCATGACCTTGTATATGTGCTGCAACACGCAGCAGGCGGTGTTACGGGTGTCGCCAGCACCGTGAGGGACTCAGAACGCGAGGCCGTTTCGTTTGCGCGCGCCTTCGACTCTCTTCGGCGGAATTTCGATAGCCCTGCCCATGATGGGCCAGTGAGGTACGCTCAGTTTCTCGGAGGCAGCCCCGGCGGTGCCGCACAAGCCTTTGCAGCGGTGCGGGAGTTTATTCAGGTTTTGGAAGGGTGA